In the genome of Blastocatellia bacterium, one region contains:
- the cas1c gene encoding type I-C CRISPR-associated endonuclease Cas1c produces MEIKQNTLYLTVAGAYVARDHLNLRVEVEKELKLAVPIHHLESVCVFGQAAFSPAALHLCWEHGVAVNYFSEAGYLLGRWEGVPATSVSLRRAQHRAADNPGATALVARQVVAGKLQNARQSLLRSARENPSPEEDERLQRCAAELSRLLGRLSGALDTPSEDEPSSGMVDRIRGFEGQAAALYFEVFALHLKQQREAFAFTKRTRRPPRDRINCLLSFLYALLRHDCMAALVAVGLDPFVGYLHADRPNRPGLALDLMEEFRPLIADRLAITLINRRQVGPTDFNEREGGAVEFTAAGRKAVIAAYQARKQETVNHPLLNQEFRVGQLMLAQARILARHLRGDLPEYLPCVLR; encoded by the coding sequence GGCGCGCGATCATCTCAACCTACGCGTCGAGGTCGAGAAGGAATTGAAGCTGGCGGTGCCGATTCATCACCTGGAATCGGTCTGTGTCTTCGGGCAGGCGGCATTCAGCCCGGCGGCTTTGCATCTCTGCTGGGAGCACGGCGTCGCGGTCAATTACTTCAGCGAGGCGGGCTATCTGCTGGGCCGCTGGGAGGGCGTGCCGGCGACCAGCGTCAGCTTGCGGCGGGCGCAGCACCGGGCTGCCGATAACCCGGGCGCGACGGCGCTGGTGGCGCGGCAGGTGGTCGCCGGGAAGCTGCAAAACGCCCGGCAGAGCCTGCTGCGCTCGGCGCGCGAGAACCCGTCGCCGGAAGAAGACGAGCGCTTGCAGCGCTGCGCCGCCGAGCTATCGCGGTTGCTTGGCCGGCTTTCAGGCGCGCTCGATACGCCGTCGGAAGATGAGCCATCAAGCGGCATGGTGGATCGGATACGCGGCTTTGAAGGGCAGGCGGCGGCGCTCTACTTTGAAGTCTTCGCCCTGCACTTGAAACAGCAGCGCGAGGCGTTCGCCTTTACGAAGCGCACGCGACGGCCTCCGCGCGACCGCATCAATTGTCTGCTGTCGTTTTTGTACGCGCTGTTGCGGCACGATTGCATGGCGGCGCTAGTGGCAGTGGGGCTGGACCCGTTCGTCGGCTACTTGCACGCCGACCGCCCAAACCGACCGGGACTGGCGCTCGATCTGATGGAAGAGTTTCGCCCGCTGATCGCCGACCGATTGGCGATCACCCTGATCAATCGCCGTCAGGTGGGGCCGACTGATTTCAACGAGCGCGAAGGCGGCGCCGTCGAATTCACTGCCGCCGGGCGCAAGGCCGTGATTGCCGCTTACCAGGCGCGCAAGCAGGAGACGGTGAATCATCCGTTGCTCAATCAAGAATTTCGCGTCGGCCAGTTGATGCTGGCCCAGGCGCGCATCCTGGCGCGACACCTGCGCGGCGACCTGCCGGAATACTTGCCGTGCGTATTGCGCTGA
- the cas2 gene encoding CRISPR-associated endonuclease Cas2: MLVLITYDVATSEKGGARRLRRMAQACKDYGQRVQNSVFECRVSSQYWALLRERLLGEINEREDSLRFYFLDADVAIEHHGVKKPIDLEEPLIL; encoded by the coding sequence ATGCTGGTGCTAATCACTTATGATGTGGCGACGAGTGAGAAAGGCGGAGCGCGACGGCTGCGGCGGATGGCGCAGGCGTGCAAGGATTATGGCCAGCGCGTGCAGAATTCGGTGTTCGAGTGCCGCGTCAGCAGTCAGTACTGGGCCTTGTTGCGCGAGCGGCTGCTTGGAGAGATCAATGAGCGGGAAGATTCGTTGCGCTTCTATTTCCTGGATGCCGATGTGGCGATTGAGCACCATGGCGTAAAGAAGCCGATTGATTTGGAAGAGCCGCTGATTCTATAA